The genomic segment ACTTGCCATACCAGTAATTGCTGCAACTATCACTAATAAAATTAATTGTAAAGTGCTCATTTGTAAATTCCCCTCTTTCTTTTAATTTATATATAAAAACTTTTTTAAATTTTATATATCTAATCTTTTAACAGGATTTATTATTCCTTCTATCAAAATCTAAGAGTTTTTAAAGGACCTTATCTTTGGTTGTTAGATAAAATCTATATCTATATAAGTTGTAATTCTTTAAATTTATCCATCAAATTTACTTTAGGATCTTTTGCTAGTTTCCTTACTTCTAATTCGATGCCTTTTTCATTAAGCTTTTTAAACGCCTCAATATCAACATCATTCATGCACAATGCATTTGTAACCTGTTTATCTCCAGCCTTGTAACACATTCCTCCAACGTTTACAGATTTAATAGGTACTCCACCTTCAACCATTCTTAATACATCTGTAGGGTTTGTAAATAAGAATAAAGTTTTAAAACTGTCAAATTTAGGATTATTATATGCTTCAATTGCCTTTGCTATTGGAAGCACATATGCTTTTATCCCTGGAGGAGCTACTTGAATTACTAATTGTTTTCTTAAGTCATCTGCTGCAACTTCATCACTGCAGGCAAATATTCTATTGCATCCACTATACTTTGTCCAAACTGTTGCAACTTGTCCATGTATTAATCTGTCATCTATTCTTACAAAACTAATTTCCATCTTTATATCTCACCTTTCAAATTTCATATTATAATTAAATTCATGTAATTCTTATACTAACTAATCATAGGTTGCTATATTATCTCATCATCTAAATCCTCTTCAATATTTTTAGATAAAATTCTTATAGCCTCCTTTCCGGAATTTTCTGCAATTGATAAAAGTTCTGACACACTTGAAAAATCTCTACTTCCTAGAACCTCTAATATCATTGGGAGATTAACACCTGTCACAATTTCCATATTCTCATGTTTCATTGCAATTATGCTCGCTGCATTAAATGGACTTCCTCCAAAAAGGTCTACCATGAACAATACGCCATCTGTTGAATTCATTTTTTCTATAAGTGAATTGTATTTTTCAACTAGAGCATCTATACCCTCGCCTGGCTGAAAAGTAACACTTCCCACATTTTCTTGGACTCCAAAAATCATTTCAGCTGATTTAAGGATTTCTTCCGAGAATATACCATGAGTACCTACGATTACTGCTATCATTATTTCATCATCCTTTCCTGCTACAAATATTATTTCTATACCAATATACTTAGCAATTCCCATGCCAAAAAAAGTGTGTCAACAAATACTTTTCTCCAAACATGAATTCTAAACGCATACAATGCGGATAAGTTTTCACCTTGACACTCTAAAGTATTATTTGACACACTTTTAATTGTATTTTGACACATTATTTTTCTTATATAAATTAAATTTAACACACATCTATAACATCAATCATATAGTATAGCTCATCATCCGTCAGCTCTATTGATAAAGCTTCTTTAAATATTAAATTTGCTCTTCTTAACACTTCCAGATATCTTGGATTTAATTCTGAATCAGATGAATCATATACCAGTCCATTATTTAAAAGCATCCTTTCTAATGCACATGCAACATGAAACATAATTCTTAGTTTAGTTGGATTCTCATAATGTACATTCAAAGATTTTTCAATAGATTTTATAAAATCATCTAATAAAGAATATATCTTTTCAGGATTAAGAAAGGTTAAAATCTCTGTTAAAGTTTGCTTACAAAGATTTTTTAAAACAATCTGATTTTCTCCTTTTATAACCGGATTAATATCCTTTCCTTCAATTATATTTCTCAAAATATTTTCTCCAGATCCATCAATTAGTTCTTCAATCGATATAAAGGGAATTCCCATATTAGGATTTGCTATTCCCACAAGTGCTAAAATTTTATTTTTTCGCGAAATCTGTTTTATTGACTCATTTAGATTATTTAATCCTACTGGGATTATTCTAATATTATCGTTAATTGAGATATTCTTTGCTACAGCTTCAACTAATTCCTTGAGTTTAATTGCAGCGCCCTTACCTGTTGAGCAAATTGTAATTATAGCATTATCTTCTCCAGTTTTACCTTCTGTCATCATATTATTTGTATATCCTCTAAAATCAGTAATTAAATATGAATATACTGAATTTAGATCGGCATCAAAAATTGAGCATTTTCTGACTGCTTCTAGTACTAGAGCCGTTGATACCATATCAATACTCTTAATATTTATCTTGGTCTTTTTCGTTATAGTTTCCCCAAAACTATTTAAAGATCCCATATCTACTAAAAGTAGTACTCCTTTTCCTTCATCTACTTGCTTAACTTTTTCAATAACACTATCTATAATATCCGAAGGTTTTCTCTCAAGCGGCATGTCAACTGCTGCGATATTCTCTGCATCAAAAAGTTTTTTGGCCACAGCAACCATGCTTGTAGCAGTGCTTGTACCATGAGATGCAACTACTATTCCAACTCTTTCTTGATGAGATAATTCTTGTATTGAGCTTAGAAGTAAAGCTAAATATTCTATTTCAACTTCTGGAATTATTAAGTTATATCTATCCTCTATTAACTTATGAATCTCTTTAGCTACCCCGTATTCTTTACTATTAGATGATAATGTTAACTCAATATTTGTTGAAAATGATACTGTGTTTTTCTTTATACGATTAAATAACGCACTAAAATGTAGGCTTATAGCATATATAAATCTATCACTTAACTTTCTGCTCAATCTATTTTCAGCTAACATTTTTATTTCTTCAGCAAAATCAACAATATCTTTATCAACAATTTTTAATAAACCTTCTCTACGATACGCATCATTCTTGAATCTCGCGTAAAATTGCTTTAAATGAACATTTATATCTGTTGTTATATAATTTTTAATATCTTGATCGCTCATGCCTTCTTCTTGTAAAACAAACGCCTTATCCTCTATTATATTGTAAATATTAAATGGTGGCTCATAAGCATCAGTCTCTAAAAAAGTTTTGTTACCATCAGGTTTAACCACCAATGTGCTAGGAACCCTTCCCCAAAAATTGGAGTCGTCTTTTATTTTACTTTCAAAATTAAGTATTCCATTTCTTATGCTTTCTGGGAGTAAATCTAAATTTATCTCAATACATTTATCTGTATTCATGCAATTCAGAAATCCTGTGGCACAAACTAGCTGTATATTTGACTTTAATTGGCCTACATTTCCATATGTTGTACTTCCAATTAATGCTTTTATCGATTCCGATGAAATTTTAATAGTCTTATTTACCCTTTGAGCTTCCTTAGAAAGTAAATAATGTATGAGTTCTAATTTATCTTGTAAAGATCTCTCTTCAAAGTTCGGAATAACTATAGTTATAGGAATTCTTCTAATAAAAGTATTTAATAATGTAGAATTAGGATCTTCTGTTGTTGCACCTATTAACAATACATTAGCTTTGCGCTGTCTATCTGTTTCTCCAAGCTTATTATAGGTTCCTGTATCCATGAAATAGAAAATCATTTCTTGCCCTTCTGGCGGTAATCTATGTATCTCATCTAAGAATAGTATTCCTCCATCAGCCTTTTCAACGATTCCCTCTTTTTCCTTATCAGCTCCTGTAAAAGCACCCTTAATATGTCCAAAAATATACGATAAAAGTAATTGTGGATTATTAGCATAATCCGCACAATTGAAAACAACAAAAGGCGCATCTTCAGGTAATTTTTTTATATATTTTGAATACTGGTACATTATATTAACAAATAAGCTTTTCCCAACTCCTGTACTTCCAATTATCAAAGTGTGAAGCCCATTAGGCGGGTATAACAGGGCTGCCTTTGCTTGTTCGATTTGATTTTTTAGGCTAGTATTAGCTCCAATTAAATAGTTAAAAGGAGATTGTTCTTCATTTCTTACCACTTCTTCACTTGAGGCAAATTCCATTATATCTGATATCTCTTCCAAGTCGTCTGGTAACTTTACAGATAATATTTCCTCAAAACTTTTTCTATCGAAATAAAGAACGGGTCTATTTTTAATCTTAATGATTTTCGAATCTCTGCAAAGTGCATTAAGTTCTCTCGACACATTACTTCTTAATATTTCAAGATGTTCTCCTATTTCCTGTGCACTAAATCCTTTAACTTCTAAGAGCTTATCCTTTGTAAATTTTTTCGAGTTATTTTCGATATAATTGTAAATCCTATCAATACGCTTCATGATGCTCACCTTCTTTTAGATTTGTCTATAATTAATAAAAAACTAACTCTTTCAAGTAAATATATAGTATCCTTTTACTAAAAAAAATACAATATACTTCACCAAAAGAGTCAGTTAAAATCAATTACTATAAATTTACTATATACTTGAAACTTTTATACCAATACCTGAATCTAGTGCTACTTTATTTCTAATATATCTTTTATAACTTCTCCACCAATTATCATTCCTGCAACTGGAGGAACAAATGATATACTTCCAGGTATTTGTCTTTTAATAGCGCACTTCTTAGTACCACCAGTACAAACGCATCCTGTTTTGCATGTAACAACATCATCATAGTTAGGTTTTATCGGAACTTCTTCTGAATAAACTACTTTTAATTTTTCTATTCCTCTTTTACGTAGCTCAGATCTCATAACCTTAGCTAAAGGGCATATTTTTGTTTTAAATATATCTGTAACTTTAAATTGTGTAGGATCTAATTTATTACCAGTTCCCATAGAACTCATTATTTTTATGCCTTTTTTATAACAATACTCTACTAATCCTAATTTAGCTGATACTGTATCTATTGCATCAACTACATAATCTACATCATCAGGAATTATAGACGCTATATTTTCTTGTGTAACAAAAATCTGATGTGTTATAACATTACATGCTCTATTTATAGATAATATTCTTTCTTTCATTACTTCTACCTTAGGCTGACTTATTGTCTTATAGGTAGCATGCACTTGTCTATTCAAGTTTGTTAAACAAACAGTATCATCATCAACAATTATCAACTCACCTACTCCTGCTCTTGCAAGAGCTTCTATCGTATAGCTTCCTACTCCACCTACACCAAAAACAATAACTTTACTATGTTTTAATTTATCTAATCCATCTTTACCTATCAAAAGTTCAGTTCTTGATAAAGAATGCTGTGCTGTCATACATCTTCTCTCCTTATTATCTTATACTTTCAATTGATATTATAACACAAAAACAATCGAAAATTGGCAGTATAATTATTATATATTATAAGCTCAGTAATGATTATTTACATATATATATTAATTAATACTAAAACTTTTCTTTTAACTTAGCATGAGGTACAAAAATAATTTTACAAATTTATCTATTAAATTTGTAAACTAATGATTATAATATATATTAGTGTCAAATATGTTTAACCAAGATATTTATTTTTCTATAATTTATTCAATTTAGAGCGTATATAATCAAAGCGACTTGTTTCGTTCGTATTAACAACTTGTCATTTTTAGCTTTTAGATATTACTCAATAAATTTGCATAAGAATTAAATATATACAGAGCGGTTATATCATATTTATTAATTAATTGTTTTAGGAGGCTCACTTTTATATGATTATTGGAATAATTGCTGCTATGGCAGAAGAATTAGAACTATTACTAAATGATTTAACTATTGAAGAAAAAAAAGATAAGGCTAATATGACTTTCCACAAAGGAAAATTATATGGAAAAGATGTTGTAGCTGTGGTTTGCGGTATCGGCAAGGTTAATTCAGCTATTTGCACTCAAATATTAGCATCTGAATACAAAGTAGATAAAATTATTAATGTAGGAGTTGCTGGTGGAATAGGAAAGGAAATTTATCCTGGTGATATTGTTGTTGCTGAAAATTTAGTTCAACATGACATGGATACCACAGCTTTCGGAGATAAAGTTGGACAGATTCCAAGACTAGATACATTTGATTTTAAATGTGATAAGGAAATGGTTTCTATAGCTAAAAGTGCATGCGAGAAAATTCCAGAATTAAATAGTTTTACAGGAAGAATTGCTTCTGGAGACCAATTCATAGCAAATATAGAAAAAATTCATTGGCTTGATCAGGAGTTTGGAGCAATATCTTGTGAAATGGAAGGCGCTAGTATAGCTCAAGTTTGCTATCTAAACTCAATTCCTTTTGTAGTTATAAGATCTATTTCTGATAACGCAAATAATGGTGCTCATATGGATTATGAGAAATTTGTCCCAATCGCAGTTAAAAATTCTACTAGAATAATAAAACAAATGTTAGAAATGATGTAGTAAAAGTAATATTTTATATAGAGAAAGCCATCCCTTGAAAGTGTCTAAATATATTTATATGCACTTACAAAAGATGGCTTTCTCTATATCAATCTTTTCCTATTTAAAATACTATTCTACTGTAAACATCTTTAATTCTTCTTGCAATTTATATGATATCTGTTGCAAGTTACCAGCATACTCTGTTAATTCTGCCATTGTTGCATTTACTTCCTGAGCTGATGCTGTAACCTCTTCAGATATTGATGCCGATTCCTCTGAAACCGCTGCTATATTTTCAATTTGTGTCTTAACTGCCTCTTTATTTAAATTCATTTTTTCATTTAAGACTTTAATATTTTCTATTGCTCCTGTTAAAGGAATTATAGAATCAACTATTTTATTAAATATAGCTTCTGTTTCCTTTATTGCTTCTCCTTGTTTCTGTGACATTTCTCTACTTTCTTTCATAGCTATTTTAGTAGATTCACTCTTATTATTTATTTCTGAAACAATTGCTTTTATTTCATCTGTAGATTTTTTTGATTCTTCTGCTAGTTTTCTGATTTCTTCTGCAACCACCGCAAAGCCTTTTCCTGCATCTCCAGCTCTTGCAGCTTCTATACTTGCATTTAAAGCTAAAAGATTAGTTTGTTCAGTTATTCCTGCTATTACATCCGATATATAATTTATTTTATTTATACTTTCTCCCATTTCACGAACCATGCCGCCAGACTTAATTGCATTTTCTTTAGACTTTTCAGCCTTAAATATCAAGTCATTAAGTATAGATAATCCTTGAGTACCTAATTTCTCAGCTTCACTAGCTAACTCATTAATATGATTAGTCTCTCCATCTACTTCATCTATTCTATTTGATAATTCTTCAGTACTCGTTGCAACCTCTGTTGCTGATTGCGCT from the Clostridium beijerinckii genome contains:
- a CDS encoding mannose/fructose/sorbose PTS transporter subunit IIB, with translation MEISFVRIDDRLIHGQVATVWTKYSGCNRIFACSDEVAADDLRKQLVIQVAPPGIKAYVLPIAKAIEAYNNPKFDSFKTLFLFTNPTDVLRMVEGGVPIKSVNVGGMCYKAGDKQVTNALCMNDVDIEAFKKLNEKGIELEVRKLAKDPKVNLMDKFKELQLI
- a CDS encoding mannose/fructose/sorbose PTS transporter subunit IIA; translation: MIAVIVGTHGIFSEEILKSAEMIFGVQENVGSVTFQPGEGIDALVEKYNSLIEKMNSTDGVLFMVDLFGGSPFNAASIIAMKHENMEIVTGVNLPMILEVLGSRDFSSVSELLSIAENSGKEAIRILSKNIEEDLDDEII
- a CDS encoding sigma 54-interacting transcriptional regulator, with the protein product MKRIDRIYNYIENNSKKFTKDKLLEVKGFSAQEIGEHLEILRSNVSRELNALCRDSKIIKIKNRPVLYFDRKSFEEILSVKLPDDLEEISDIMEFASSEEVVRNEEQSPFNYLIGANTSLKNQIEQAKAALLYPPNGLHTLIIGSTGVGKSLFVNIMYQYSKYIKKLPEDAPFVVFNCADYANNPQLLLSYIFGHIKGAFTGADKEKEGIVEKADGGILFLDEIHRLPPEGQEMIFYFMDTGTYNKLGETDRQRKANVLLIGATTEDPNSTLLNTFIRRIPITIVIPNFEERSLQDKLELIHYLLSKEAQRVNKTIKISSESIKALIGSTTYGNVGQLKSNIQLVCATGFLNCMNTDKCIEINLDLLPESIRNGILNFESKIKDDSNFWGRVPSTLVVKPDGNKTFLETDAYEPPFNIYNIIEDKAFVLQEEGMSDQDIKNYITTDINVHLKQFYARFKNDAYRREGLLKIVDKDIVDFAEEIKMLAENRLSRKLSDRFIYAISLHFSALFNRIKKNTVSFSTNIELTLSSNSKEYGVAKEIHKLIEDRYNLIIPEVEIEYLALLLSSIQELSHQERVGIVVASHGTSTATSMVAVAKKLFDAENIAAVDMPLERKPSDIIDSVIEKVKQVDEGKGVLLLVDMGSLNSFGETITKKTKINIKSIDMVSTALVLEAVRKCSIFDADLNSVYSYLITDFRGYTNNMMTEGKTGEDNAIITICSTGKGAAIKLKELVEAVAKNISINDNIRIIPVGLNNLNESIKQISRKNKILALVGIANPNMGIPFISIEELIDGSGENILRNIIEGKDINPVIKGENQIVLKNLCKQTLTEILTFLNPEKIYSLLDDFIKSIEKSLNVHYENPTKLRIMFHVACALERMLLNNGLVYDSSDSELNPRYLEVLRRANLIFKEALSIELTDDELYYMIDVIDVC
- a CDS encoding tRNA threonylcarbamoyladenosine dehydratase, encoding MTAQHSLSRTELLIGKDGLDKLKHSKVIVFGVGGVGSYTIEALARAGVGELIIVDDDTVCLTNLNRQVHATYKTISQPKVEVMKERILSINRACNVITHQIFVTQENIASIIPDDVDYVVDAIDTVSAKLGLVEYCYKKGIKIMSSMGTGNKLDPTQFKVTDIFKTKICPLAKVMRSELRKRGIEKLKVVYSEEVPIKPNYDDVVTCKTGCVCTGGTKKCAIKRQIPGSISFVPPVAGMIIGGEVIKDILEIK
- a CDS encoding 5'-methylthioadenosine/adenosylhomocysteine nucleosidase — translated: MIIGIIAAMAEELELLLNDLTIEEKKDKANMTFHKGKLYGKDVVAVVCGIGKVNSAICTQILASEYKVDKIINVGVAGGIGKEIYPGDIVVAENLVQHDMDTTAFGDKVGQIPRLDTFDFKCDKEMVSIAKSACEKIPELNSFTGRIASGDQFIANIEKIHWLDQEFGAISCEMEGASIAQVCYLNSIPFVVIRSISDNANNGAHMDYEKFVPIAVKNSTRIIKQMLEMM